From the Limanda limanda chromosome 7, fLimLim1.1, whole genome shotgun sequence genome, the window tgccaaagagtttttttgctacgccacgtaagttgttttctgtttcctccttgagagtgatttttcgtttgttaaagttttccagtttagctttgtttggtgttgtttgtaatctgtttttcttcctcccttttggagcgatttatgtttagagagatttagttagtttgttgagcctcctgtttaggtgagccttttcttttgccccgttcattagtagtttggttttcctccttcgggagcgcttttgatttcttgctctagccatttgtttgtcctccttcgggagtgatttatgtttaaaacctttttctttttctagtgtgtgttttgtatttattaggaagttttCTTTTCCCCCAGTTATTTCTTGACAGGTATTATAAtattatagatatagttagtgagattttcatagccttcttgtttgtcactctgcattgaggttctgaattcaataaagtgtgctggtacgtgatattctctgcttctgagtcctcattccagtccaggcctgacagaTACTAGTGTGGTATGGGAAAACTATCCCTCCCTACAAGAAAAAACGAAGGGACATTAGTATGTTTCTATTTCTAATCTAACATATGATCACTACTATGTTGaccaaaattaaattaaaatgtggatgttttagttttaaatcaatatttttagCTGTTTAGCTCCATTCACTCCAATGGAGGACCTCCTCATGAATGCCGTCTACAGGCATGAAGTGGTCAGGCTGTCTGTAGATGGGATCTGAGTCGTCTTTTGCAACACTCACTTCAAACTGCAGACCAAGATTTTGGCACAGCACCTAGACCTGTTGAATGTTGGTTTTCCCTCAGATTTATTCAGTTAATTCAGTTTTTGCTAGGCAATACTTACTTCTTACTATACTCGGGTAACCCAAAGACacatatctgtttatttttatggACTATAACTTTGTACTTTTTAGTTTCACTCTCCTCTGATAAACGTCAACACCACACCAAAGAGCAGAGAGTTTAGCACCGTAAGAGATCCagaagttaaaaaaagagacagaatacCAGAATCACACTGGACAATTGACTGGAAACATGAATCCAAATAAATGCTTAAATTTTTTCGATTATCTTCACAAGTGTAAATGGTAATCATCAGCTCTAAGTGTTAATAAGACATATACATGTTGTGTTTACTTGTGTGCCAGTTTGTAGCCTGGGTAATGTGAAAATGGCAACATGGAGACTGGCGACAATTTGATTGAGAGAGGGAAAATTACTCACACGCAAAAATAATACCTTTTTATCATAATTGCTTTATTTGACAGTCTAAAGAAATCGTATTGGGTTGCCAGGGTAGACAAAGCAACTCAACCTGCAACATTGACCATGATCATTCTTCCTTGTGGTAGTAAATCCTCTCATGTGCTCACGCTGTTTGGACAGATTGTCTGACACGACCTGACTACTCGCACTGTACGTAGTTCCTGCCCAAAACTACATTTCCAACTTCTgttatgtttttcatttcaaacagaCGTAGTGAGGGAGAAGGTGCGGATTTAGGGGAATTGACTCTTGATTGTTCAACTGTGCGAGCGCCTGAAGACATTTCATACATGTTAGAAATTCATATGATCATCTGATCAGGCATCTGATCACACCTTGCACCCCCCTTTGCACTGCCCAGTTTTTTTTTGCTATTCTTGTGACACTCCCATGACACTAACCGTCACCATTTCCTCTTTAAAATATCATAATACAAATGTAAtcaattattaaattatggGCAAAAAGTTATGTTATTGCCACAGAAGTGTTATTACGTTATTAGCAAGGTACTTCATTAACGGCTTTTATTacattgaaaactgaaaaattatcACTTTATTGGCAGACATAATGTTATCTGTGGTTATTATATCATTGGCTGCCACACAGCCTCCTCCAGATAAATGCATAAAGAAGCAGCCTAAACTTGCTACACAAATACATGAATACGACAATGatacaaaaaatttaaattgaaaaagtCATTGTTACATGTAGACATTCAAACATGCatttcacctcctccagagCTGAACCACAGCAGAACAAATCAATCATTTGATGCCTGCCACCATGTGGATCCACCAGTTGGCCTGCACAGTCCAGCCCAGCTTCTCACACTCTGAGATCTGCTGGAGGTAATGCTCCTTGGCCTCCGCCTCACCCTGCTCATCCTGGAGAGCCTCCCGCAAGTAGCGCATGTCCTCTGCAGCACTCAGCTCTGGGATACCGGTCAGCAGCATGAGGGAGAAAAGAGTGACCAGCAGACGAGAGTGGGAGCGCAGGGAGAGGTAGGCTTGTGTGCAAGTGTCCTAATGGTGGTGAATGGAGtggggaagaaaaagagaaaacaaagtcaaagattgaggaaataaagagaaaatataatAGGATGCAAGAAATCATAATTTTACGGTTTTAATTTTGAATATTTGACACATAAAATGCCAGTACACATGCACAGTGGATCCACTTAAAAGCTCATCCATATAGTGTATGTTTGGGGGCAAGGCAATTGTTTTCTAATTTGTTCAATAAaggcaaaaataaacaatattgtAATGATAGTCATAGTACTCAAATAAATGGAGTTAAAAAGATGGGTTTGGGATTTCTGAAAAATCATCTCTATCTGATAATCACAGTTCAAGTCAAAGAATTCACCATCTAAGCATCACATTTCACAATTTGCTGATGTTCCATAAAAGGAAGTTGAAACACATTTCAGAGCCtacttcttttatttattgatgcttATTTTTATACTTGTGAACAAACCCCCATGGAAAGACTTAAGCCAACTAGCCATTTATCCAACGAACAAGTATTACCTGTGTATCCAAAGCCTGTTGAAAATAATAAGGCCCTCCATTGCACTGGCTGAGATGTTTAATCCATGAACACAATATACTATACAGTTACATATGTTGCTGGAAACACCAAATAAGTATTAATCCACTTCTGAAAATAGTCCCACTATAATGTTTGCTCAAATAAAACTACAGTTCCCTGCTGTTTTTAGGAAATTACTTGTTaaaattgatgaataaatgataTGAAACGATATCATGTGGCCTGTTTCCATCATCAACGGGATCTAGAGAGCTTGGGGCTTTATGACTGGATAAAAaactacacacaaaaacacacaactacacacacaaaaacggTCCTCTTACCCTGAACCGTTGGAAATAGAGGCTGTTGCGACCTTTGACCCTGCCCATGACATATAGGAAGTCAGGTGTGAGGACAAATGGTGCACGCTCCCTGTTCATACCAAGGAAGTGCTTCCTGTTACCCAGGATGTGACCGAAGTCGATGTGAAACAAGTTCCctgatgaaaaacaacatgaaggTTCATACTCTTCAATTACATCTATCTTCTTAATTCAGTCtcatttgttcatttttgtttttcattcactCGTGGTGTCATTTTAATAAGGAAAGGACTGGAAGATATAATGTTTGCATTTGCaaaaaatgcacattttaagCAGCTAATGAGTTCAATCAACAGCCAGTGTGATGTGAACAGGGATGTGTGAGGCGTACCTTGGTCTGTGATCATGATGTTGTCATTGTGTCGATCTCCGATACCCATTACATAAGTGGCCACACAGTAACCAGCGCAAGACTTCACAAACGTCTCCACAGTCTCGTAGTGCTGTTATGAAATGAGATTAAAGAAGTCCAATGACTTTCAGATACAATGATTTTGGAACATTACAGATCAAGAGCATTCTCACACTATATTATACAATAAATTTGTttcatgtaatgtaataaatatgATCTGGGCTTCTCTGTTGACCTTTTGGCAGCTGCCCACACCAATATGACCCAGCATGTTATCCGGCCAACACCTCTCAATTTAGAGGCGTTTATGTGCAAACTTAGATTACCAGAAAATCTGGGTCAAAGTCTTGTATAAAACCTGGTCCTGAATCGTGTCCATATTTTCATATGACTTACAATTTCCTGGAGTGGACACTTGGACTTGAGCCACTCAAACAGAGCATCATTTCTGAAAGCTCCAGCCGTTCCTCTGTGGCTCCTCTGCACTGCAGCAATGGTCGCTGCATTCCTCACTATCTCAATCATACCTGTAAAGCAAAAACTTGATTCAAAAATGGGATAGTGGGAGCTGTGGCGTCAGACTCcttcttcaaacataaaaaacacgcctccatactgcttgtgcgTTATCAACCAATTGTCTGCAAaacccgacattcaaattcgactcgaaaTTTacttttaagcctaaaagtacGCTACCGAAAGTAACAATGGTAGGGGATGTAGTGATGCTAACGCGCACCCTTGGGCTAGAGCTTGTTTCCAGTTCATGCTTACGAACATAAACGCAGCTtcagaggaggatatcagatgACTtataggctaaaaacatggtgtaaattactgaggcatgttatttttttttctttagtttaatTTACGTTAAAAGTATtgatcaccagttacttcaattggaTTGGATTTTGCTACAACACTGATtagccctgaaactccaaaagtgagTAGTAGACTTAAACACTCCCCCCCCCTATTCGGTAGGGTTCAGAGGACAACTGCAGAAAATAGAACTAAACaacatgtataaaaaaaatccaaataaattaaaatatttacaaaatgttaGAGAGAGGGGTATTTCTAAACCACACTGATACTGATACCTATGTTGTGTCCTGTGGAGATGCAGCCATATGGAACAAGGTTAAGGTCCAGAGATTTCTCCTGCCAGATAGAGTCCATCACCATCAATGTCTAAACAGGAAGATGCACAAGTGTCACTTCAcccaaagtaaaaatatattcatcaaCACCACACAGCAACAAGAGTAAGATTACTCAAAAGTCTGTTGAGTAATtgtggcaaaaaaaaacaatctcccTCACCTGAATGACCAGCATGTCCTGTCGGAGGTCGTCGCCCTGTTTGAAGATTATTCCGACAGGTGTAGCAGAGGTGGGCGACGGCATTGGAGAGAACTCCAGCCACAGAGGCTTCTTCTTTGAGGCCATCACTTTGCATTTATCCAGCTGAACAGGTGGGATAGAAAGAGCACTGATCTTTTTGGCTAATTCAAATAACTTTGAAATGTCTTGAAATCAACTTATTTCCACTACTGATAACTCTCTGCCCACTGATTCTGTCAAAAGATAACTATGCCATTGTCTTTCTCTTAACTTAGCCCCTGAAAACTTGACCGAATAAGCAACAATCACTACAAACACCAGATAATctctttgtttgcttgtttgtttatttgaccCAGACCAATACTTAGCTACATTTGGTAATCGCGgaaaaaactttgaaaaaatgcaACAGATAAATCCCACCCCCTCCAATCGGCCCTCTCATCAAAGTtacgcccccaaaacacaaTATGATAAATACTCGAAAAAGTAATGTGCCATTTGGACATTAAGACATTTGCAATAAACAGTTCTTTTCACTTTGTAAACTTTTCAGTTGCTACTTTCCGTTGTCATTTAGCTGAAGAGgaagtattatttatattttatggtAAGTGTGAGACTTACTCAAAACCTCAACTTgcttaaagtaaaataaaaaaataagaataccATAATTCAACTCAAATGCACCTTATTtgcacacatacaaaaacagtATTGACAAAGCTTACCAGGATCATTCCAACTTTGATGCGAGGGTCAAAGGGCAACAGGAATTCATTTGGCAGATTACAGTTTCTGAGAAGCTCTTGGAGCCTGATGGGAgctaaaacaacagcaaaaagaaacaaaagacacacattttttttttttatgaaactaaCTAAAAGATTTAACCTGATCTATCCAGTTCTTTTCAGACAAGAGTACTTGCCCCAGAAAATAAAGTTGCTAGACAAATGGTGTGACCACAGGTTTGTAACACAAGATGGAAAAAGGGTGGTGAATACATGAATgcattatataaatacataaggATGTATTTCTTGGGTGTGTCCAACCTGTAGGAGGGAGGTCAGTCTTGTCAGGGTAGAGTCTCTTTATCGTTAAAGCGACCTCCTCTAGAGCCTCCACAGCTTGGACCTGCTGGGCGAAGCTGTCGAGCATGGCCTGGCCACAGCCCAGCAGGTAGGCCTCCAGAATCACCGACATGCGCTGGCGGAAGTAAGGACACCCTGCCACCTCGCTGCGGACGtaccagaagaagaagtggcCGATTCTCTTGCTCTGCAATGAAAGATGTGAATGAGTCCACATTATACTGCAATTAGACTTAAGTGTCTCACTATTGTGTTAACCTCCGAGACAACTTATAAGTGAAGTCAGTCAGTGACAATAAGAATTTGAATTTCACACAAGAGGAGTAGCAGAGGTCAGGAACCAAATTTATTCAATGTTCACTGTTCACTGTTAAAATTAGATCCTGTATTTCACAGAGACCTGCCCCTCGACCTGCTGACAACATGTTCGTGAGTATGGATCAAGTGAAAGTGAAGGATCTGCTTGGTCCTGAGAAAGCAGATTAGAAGGTTGCACAAGCAAACATctacaaaataataaatccaaTAGACACGGCTGTTATGTTATCCAGACAAGGAGTGCAGAAACACTTCTCAAAAACACTTCTTAGTTATACTCCTTTGGACTGTGAGTTAGGTCCATGTCTTTTATCCACAACCTTATCTCAAGGATGTTCTGTGCATAGTAGTCTGGTTACTGTGTCAATAACCTGTCAGTAAACatgaaatgtattcatattagtAGTTTTCCAGAGACACGATGCATTAAATAAAACTATCGTGTtgtggctttttctttttaaaagaaattgattaatacaaacaaatatggCAAAATGATCACTGGCCTCTTAGTCTTATCATTATATGATGCTGTACGTACTAATGCTGCATAACTCACCCGCAGAGCTCTTTGGATGAGGTACCGAGCAAGGAAGCTGTCGTGGTAAGGCTCCACTTTAAGGGTCTGTATGAATTtacaggacaaaaaaaacagttacagTTTGTATATCTACACACAttggaatcttttttttaaaaggtattACGGACAGAGACTATAGGTTTCCGCCTACATTTTGATCGTACTTACAACTTCAGGTCTAACTAGCTCTACACTGTTTTAAACGACAATGCATTTTGGCTTTTTGACTGGTGAGGATGCTGCACAGACCTTGGTGCACATGCACTTCATTTACAAGGAATCTCATTACTCAGATACAAAATTACAAAGAGAAGTTTTCCAGAGTTGTTTTACAGTTTTGCAAATAGTGCAAATGGGACAGTTTGCGCATCTCTCTGAGAAATTAAAgatcaatttttttattttgtaaggTATGCATTAATCAATTTACCATAAAAGACTACTAAATCCCAATCAAACACTAGTGTAGGGACAGCTGATATAACGTGGCAGTTGTCAGTATTCAGCTGGCAACATCACTGGTTGGCATTAGGAACGATAATTCCACATTTGTTTATCTCCGTCAGAAATGAAAGCTGcactgtttttgaaaaatattaattaaattcTTTGAATTGCAGGTGTTGAATCTGCTTGACAAACTTTTCCGAGCTGAGTTTTTAAATTTAGATATATAACTATGCAAAGTTTTGATGCAAAGGCTGTGGGCTTTATCACTTGAATGCATAATATTTACATAAGCCTCCAATAGAAAATGCtttcatatattttgttatattcaCGGTTCTTTTCAAACTTGAGGcttgatatatattttcagaTCGACAGTGGACACTTATGACAAGTTTTCTTTGACACATACCTGCACCAGCTGTAGCAGATACTTCAATACATCATCATTGGACAGGCTCTCCAGTCTCTGGACAGCAAGTCTCCTGACTCTCTCGTCAGCAAAGTCAATGCTTAACAGCTCCAGGGCCAGTGTAATGTCCAGCTCATCAGTATCCCAGTTTCCCAGTAGCCAGTGAACATCCTCAACCACATTGCGGTTCATCCAATCAACATTGCGCAGGTAGAGGGGTAAGTTGGACGCGTAGCGGATGCTCTCCTCCCGGAACTTTTTTAGGCAAGGCCTTTTGGTTCTGACAACTGTGGGTAGGGATCTGAGAGCCATTGTGTCACTTGATGGGCCCTCAGTGGGACAGGGTGAGAAGGGTGAGTGAGAATTGAGAGAGGAGGCAGTTGATTTAGATGGGGAGGAGGGGTAGGTGGGACTGCCAGAACATTCAGGGGAG encodes:
- the si:rp71-17i16.5 gene encoding phosphatidylinositol 4,5-bisphosphate 3-kinase catalytic subunit gamma isoform, which codes for MDFGFFVKRFESPSAVEPPSEMSTQSCSENDLKFICELKPVPGPPPGGDDGYNADMDCEPVSVILPAQCSIYQLRLRICMQVEEKNCHPDPLAILDPERYTLLYAREDEWYEAYDDCQVIRTLDIPWLREDTGHLSAHIVVKPVVAVDSEEKKKQQQSLAYLIGHNLEKEASDRLGELTFTRRKLASPRRQELRNRDDKLYATEPWVTCAPIPSDLQERLNRKIPITLHYMSKISFSIQVDFSATPDVLLEVLRRVLADQGLHADTFDRLVLKVSGREEFLSGQYHLSDFLWVRHCLRTNQDLHLSVVPDSQLVEETVRIVDWPLVDGFSGQFSSHDDLCLEGKDLDDIFMISLWDCNRKLRVKLLGFDIPNLPIKSPQAVYVEASILYGNKVLSSVSSVPKAFADEVLWNEWLNFDVLLRDLPRGAKLAFTINASGGDISPITKDSGEAKLLYFVNLLLIDHRSLLSQGSYTLHMWSYPGQEEEAITYQADKLSSATNPDVADSMAISFLLDRYSFPVVLPNSLGSPECSGSPTYPSSPSKSTASSLNSHSPFSPCPTEGPSSDTMALRSLPTVVRTKRPCLKKFREESIRYASNLPLYLRNVDWMNRNVVEDVHWLLGNWDTDELDITLALELLSIDFADERVRRLAVQRLESLSNDDVLKYLLQLVQTLKVEPYHDSFLARYLIQRALRSKRIGHFFFWYVRSEVAGCPYFRQRMSVILEAYLLGCGQAMLDSFAQQVQAVEALEEVALTIKRLYPDKTDLPPTAPIRLQELLRNCNLPNEFLLPFDPRIKVGMILLDKCKVMASKKKPLWLEFSPMPSPTSATPVGIIFKQGDDLRQDMLVIQTLMVMDSIWQEKSLDLNLVPYGCISTGHNIGMIEIVRNAATIAAVQRSHRGTAGAFRNDALFEWLKSKCPLQEIHYETVETFVKSCAGYCVATYVMGIGDRHNDNIMITDQGNLFHIDFGHILGNRKHFLGMNRERAPFVLTPDFLYVMGRVKGRNSLYFQRFRDTCTQAYLSLRSHSRLLVTLFSLMLLTGIPELSAAEDMRYLREALQDEQGEAEAKEHYLQQISECEKLGWTVQANWWIHMVAGIK